In Candidatus Kaistella beijingensis, a genomic segment contains:
- a CDS encoding ABC transporter permease gives MKQLRYLLKREFKLFFTNKTLISVFFVAPIFYALLIGFTYQKGKVENIPVIVINHDNSAMSNQIVEMLQDNKTINVLNYIDEPSNLKDEVIKTEASAVVIIPERFEAMMLQKKYPEINVYVNTSNVLTANFATKALQLTFGTFSAGAEIKALQKKGMNAEIAKTQYEPLKTNYITLFNTTSNYLVFMWPAMMAVVLQQVILLAMAVTFSEEFKRESFIRDFAGKQKYAVLVMAIKCLPVWIFANFNILFFYLCSLYFKIPVPENVWNFFLVTAIFVVSATNLGVLVSILIPDALKATQVLMVIASPAFIISGFTWPTSAMPEFIRNFTAIIPLTPYLEALKIMLVQKGSDFLTKKYFLHLFILGWIYFILAWIALKIKIHFLFKKYRINEETGEEETAITATT, from the coding sequence ATGAAACAACTAAGATATTTACTAAAACGCGAATTCAAACTGTTCTTTACCAACAAGACATTGATTTCTGTCTTTTTTGTCGCGCCGATTTTCTACGCTTTACTTATCGGTTTTACCTACCAAAAAGGAAAAGTAGAAAACATTCCCGTCATCGTCATCAACCACGATAACTCCGCGATGTCCAACCAAATTGTGGAAATGCTTCAAGACAATAAAACCATCAATGTGCTGAACTACATTGATGAACCTTCCAATCTAAAAGATGAGGTCATCAAAACCGAAGCATCCGCAGTCGTCATCATACCCGAAAGATTTGAAGCAATGATGCTCCAAAAAAAATATCCCGAAATCAATGTTTATGTCAATACCTCCAATGTTTTGACCGCAAATTTCGCCACAAAAGCATTGCAACTCACTTTTGGAACATTTTCCGCAGGTGCTGAAATTAAGGCGTTACAAAAAAAAGGAATGAACGCTGAAATCGCCAAAACCCAATACGAACCGCTGAAAACCAATTACATCACGCTCTTCAACACCACGAGTAATTACTTGGTTTTTATGTGGCCTGCAATGATGGCGGTGGTTTTGCAGCAGGTGATTTTACTCGCAATGGCGGTTACATTTTCCGAAGAATTTAAAAGAGAATCTTTCATCAGAGATTTCGCCGGAAAACAAAAATACGCCGTTTTAGTAATGGCAATCAAATGTCTTCCGGTATGGATTTTCGCCAATTTCAACATCCTGTTTTTCTATTTGTGCAGTCTGTATTTCAAAATTCCGGTGCCCGAAAACGTTTGGAATTTTTTCCTCGTCACTGCCATATTCGTGGTTTCGGCAACCAATTTGGGAGTTTTGGTCAGCATCCTCATTCCCGATGCGCTCAAAGCCACTCAAGTATTAATGGTCATCGCATCTCCCGCGTTCATCATCAGCGGATTTACGTGGCCCACTTCTGCAATGCCCGAATTTATCAGGAATTTCACCGCAATTATTCCATTAACGCCTTATTTGGAGGCGCTCAAAATCATGCTCGTGCAAAAAGGTTCCGATTTTCTCACCAAAAAATACTTCCTGCACCTTTTTATTTTGGGATGGATTTACTTCATTTTGGCTTGGATTGCCCTAAAAATCAAAATCCATTTCCTCTTCAAAAAATACCGCATCAACGAAGAAACCGGGGAAGAAGAAACCGCCATAACTGCAACAACATAG